One Verrucomicrobiia bacterium genomic window, ACCGCCAAGAACGGGAAGAAATCCCTTTCCGCCCGGCGTCTGGTAGCGCGGCAGTTGTACTCCCCGGAGGCGGTCCAGAAACTTTTTGACGACACCGCCCCCAAAATGTCCGACCGGGAGGGGGGCTACACCCGGATTTACCGTCTCGGGCGCCGGGCTGGCGACGGGGCGGAGACGGCCGTGGTTACCATCGGAATGGCGACGATAAAGGTCGACAAAAAAGAGAAAAAAGAAGCCAAGAAGCATAAAGGGGAGCGTCCCGCCGGTTACGACCGGACCAAGGACGAAGAAATCTTTTTGGAAAAAGCGGCGGCCAAGTCCAAAACCGCCGAAGAGCCGGCCGAAGAAGCCAAGACCTCATAGCACCGAAATTTTCCTTTAAATGAACCAGCTTCCCGAAAGCGGAGCGCCCAAGCCCAAAAAAGCGCTGCCGAAGGGTTGTTTAATTGCCTTGATTATTGGCGGCATCCTGCTCGTTTTGCTTGTTGCCGCGGTCGCGCTTTTCTACGTGTACCGCGGGGAGATTTTGAACTGGGGCATCCTGCAGTCCACGACGCAGATGGAGCGGGTTTTAATCCAGCGGGCCGGGCCCGGTTATGATTCCACCCGTATTCAGTCCCTCTTTGACGAATACCGCCGGGCCGGGAAGGAGGGGCGGATCTCTTTGGACAGCATGCGCAACTTAAGCTTCTATTTGAGTTGGGTGGCGGACACCTCCAAACCGCTCGACACGGCCGACGTCTCCCAGATTTTGGCCAACTTCAAAGCTGCTATTCTTTCCGCCCCCGACCCGCGCCTTGAAAAGTAATGCGGGTAGTCACGATTGTTCTGGACTCCTGCGGGGTCGGAGAACTCCCGGACGCTAAAGAATACGGCGATGA contains:
- the rplQ gene encoding 50S ribosomal protein L17, which encodes MKHGRNLPKLGRKSAHRDAMLSNMAASLILHHRIVTTKQKARALAPFVDRLIQTAKNGKKSLSARRLVARQLYSPEAVQKLFDDTAPKMSDREGGYTRIYRLGRRAGDGAETAVVTIGMATIKVDKKEKKEAKKHKGERPAGYDRTKDEEIFLEKAAAKSKTAEEPAEEAKTS